Within Pseudomonadota bacterium, the genomic segment GCTATCAAAGACAAAAACCCAATCAGCAAACTGCCGGGCCATCATTCTTAATAGATTGATCATTCGTTGACTTGAAAATAGTTCAGCGACATTCGCGATTCCTGCCCCCGCGGGGATGACGTGCAATCCATTAATGTTTGTTCCCACTAGAGCATCGAGCAGTGTTCGGTTGGGAGTGACAAGTAGATCCGTCAGGCCTAGCTTTGCCTCTATCCCCAGAATTTTAGCTACGTTGCCTTTTGTAACATCGGTATCAACCAAAACGATTCTGCGGTCAACTTCCATCGCGAGGTTGATCGCAAGATTAATTGATAAAAACGTCTTACCCTCGTCGGTTCGTGAACTTGTAATCATGATCAGGTTTTGGCAATGATCATTATGCAACCCGTTCATCGTCTCAATCGGCCCACTCAATAACCGACTCTTTATATGACGTAACTCTAGAGCGATGCGGCTGCTTGGCTCATCGGGCGTTATCATACCCAGTTGCTTGAGCTTGTTAAAATCCAAGCTCGTTTGCTGTTTTGCGGTGAATTGCGGCGAAGAATATTCCTCTAGCACAGGTGGGTGGGCGGCGCGAAGAAAAGCCGCATCGTGATTCACCGCGTCTAAGGCGGGTTCTTTGAAAAACTCCGAAACGGCTTTCTCGATTAGATTCATGTCATCCTCGCACCGTAGACAGCCAGGCATTCGCTAACCACGCATTGATATTCCTTGAACCACTCATCCAACGATACCAAATCCCGCTAAATTCATAAGTACATCAACTCTTAGCAAGTACATGGCATTGAGAGTCACATAAAGCACCAACAACACACTAATACCAAAAAAGAAAGAAAGGTCTAGAAACGGCTTGTACGGTTTAAGGTTACCGGTGCCAGCATTGTAAGATACGGTACCGAGAACGGGTATGTTTACTAGTTTTTCCAACCCTCTACGTGTATATATCACCGGTTTACTAAGCGCGAGGGCCAACGCCAGCGCTAGCCCGGATGCCACCGCGATTGCAAACACCGCAGCACTGAAAACGAATCGATTGGGCCCAATGGGAGTCCTCGGTAACCGAGGCTGTTCCACGACCTTCACCTTCCCGCTTCCCGCCTTATCAGATAGCGCCGCGATCTCTCGCCCTTCGGCGAGCTTTTGGTATTTGTCCTGTTGCACTGCATAGTCTCGATTCAAACTTACCAATTCCGTTTCCACCTGCGGTATGGTTTCGATATTTTGCTCCAAGGCATCAATGCGACGCTTATATTCTGTAACACGCTCTCGCAATGCGGCGGCGTTCGCCTCGGCCTTACTGAGCTGAAGCTTTAAACCTTGATAAGCCGGATCATAATCGAGAGAGTTTAGGTTTCGTTCGCCGGTGGACACTGGATCTCTCGCCTCCCTGGAGGTTTTTGCGATCATATCGTCCAGTAGCTTTTTGGCGGCGATCACGTCCGGGTGTTTATCGGTAAACTTCAGTTGCAATTCGGCAAGTTTTGTCTGTTGCGCCTTTACTTGCTCAAAGACAGGATTCTGAACACCGCCGGCTTCCAGTGCGTTACCAGAAGCAGTTTTAGCACTGTTCAGCTGAGCCCGGATAGACGTTGCGCTATTTTCTGCTTCATTTAAATCAAGCACGGCGCTTCTATATAGATTCCTTGCGTCTTCCAGCCTGGCATAGTAGCTTCGCCCATCATCGGGCATCAAACCCATATTCTTTTCTTTAAATTCTTTGAGTCTTTGTTCCGCTTTCTGCAGTTTGGTCTCGTATTCCTTAAGCTGTTTTCTAATAAAACGCTGAGCAATATCGGCATTATTGGTGGGCGTTTCCTTAAATATATCGACCGTAGTCCGCACAACAGAGTGCGCTACCCGCGGATCCGTGTGCTGGTACGCGATGCCATAAACGCCCTGTTGATCAGCGATCGAAGTAATCTCGATCGAGCCCTTTATTTTATTAATCGCCAAATCAAATTCAGACAGTGTGACTGTTGTTTTATCGACCCCCGCTGCTCGTGCCAGTCGCTCCAAGTTCGGCCTAACTAATAACGCGTGGCGCATCATGGCAGCCATTTCATCGGCTGCAGAACTCTGATCAACAACCTCTTTAAGCAGAGGCTTCAACAGTGACGTCTTTTCGAGATAGAGCGTAGCTGTCGATTCGTACTTATTCGGAATTATAGCTACTCCAATCCATCCGACTAGACACACAACGAATGCACAGGTCAAAGCGATCCAACGGTGGCGCCACACCATTCGCAGATAGATCTTCAGTTGTTCCAACATCTCATCCATGGTTATTCGTCCCAGCTAAACTGCAACAAGGCCGTCAGAACTATTATTAAAACCAAGCTTCAGGAATGATAAGAACATCGCCGGGGTGCACTTTAACATTGGCGCTCATGTCACCCGTCTGTAGAAGGTCTTCTAATCTGACCGTCGTTTCGACGTCTTTGCCGTTAACCGTCCTAACGAGTTTGGCCCTATTCCCGTCGGCAAATGGCGTAAGGCCTTGAACGAGGATCATGACGTCTAATAAGGTCATATTGTTCCCATAGGGTAATGCCTTGGGCTTAACTGCTTCACCGACCACCCTGATCTGCTCGGCGTATTGGCCTATAAAACTAACGACTGTTACCGTCACGATGGGATCGCGAATATAGTCCGCTATCGCGTTCTTAATATCCTGAGCGAATTCCTTTGATGTTTTCCCACTGGCGATGACGTCCCCCGCAAGGGGCACGGCGATTTTGCCATCCGGCCGCACTGGTATGCCCTTGGTCGAGACTTCAGGGTTTTGCCACACAAAGATGTTTAACTTGTCACCCGGGCCTATTAGATACTCATAATTGCGCTGCTCTGAATCATTTAACGCGATCGCAGATCTATCAGAAAAAAAACTACAGGAGGTAATAAGGACCGCGCATGTAGGCGCAACTACACAAACGAATAATTTTCGAAGCAATCGAAAGTACCCTTTGGATGATGAACCATTAGAACTCTTGGTGTAAATCTCGGTGTGTTTTTTGGGCATGACGGCTATGCTATTTCTGTGGTTAAACATAATCTGTGGAGAGGCCGTATCAGTATAGGATCTTAATGGATCGCTTGCCATAAACATCAATCGCCGGGCGAGCCAATCACCTACACCACGGTACTTGCTCTTTCAAGAATTTAGTATGCCTGACACCCATTCTAAGGGAATCATGTCGTCCATGTACGCCAGAAGAAACTACTTAGGCGAACACCTTGACAAATCTCTATAGAATCTACCGTGAATCCTTTCCAAAAATGAGCATGTCAGCCGTTTGCATCAGAACTAGCAAATCCATCATCAGACATTAATCTTTAAACGTATTAAACGTAATAGAGCACGTGCTTTTTCACCCGTTCCGATTACTAACCCCCACAGCTTAAATACATTCTCATTCAATTCTAAGCCCCTCCCCTCCCTAGGTAAGCAAACTAAGGACCATTCACA encodes:
- a CDS encoding AAA family ATPase; this translates as MNLIEKAVSEFFKEPALDAVNHDAAFLRAAHPPVLEEYSSPQFTAKQQTSLDFNKLKQLGMITPDEPSSRIALELRHIKSRLLSGPIETMNGLHNDHCQNLIMITSSRTDEGKTFLSINLAINLAMEVDRRIVLVDTDVTKGNVAKILGIEAKLGLTDLLVTPNRTLLDALVGTNINGLHVIPAGAGIANVAELFSSQRMINLLRMMARQFADWVFVFDSPPLLAASESSALARHMGQVVVVVQEEKTTQKELLTGLKQIEFAKNIGLVLNKSLDRSETIYYEQYAKFRGVRE
- a CDS encoding polysaccharide export protein — its product is MPKKHTEIYTKSSNGSSSKGYFRLLRKLFVCVVAPTCAVLITSCSFFSDRSAIALNDSEQRNYEYLIGPGDKLNIFVWQNPEVSTKGIPVRPDGKIAVPLAGDVIASGKTSKEFAQDIKNAIADYIRDPIVTVTVVSFIGQYAEQIRVVGEAVKPKALPYGNNMTLLDVMILVQGLTPFADGNRAKLVRTVNGKDVETTVRLEDLLQTGDMSANVKVHPGDVLIIPEAWF